One stretch of Microplitis mediator isolate UGA2020A chromosome 9, iyMicMedi2.1, whole genome shotgun sequence DNA includes these proteins:
- the LOC130674619 gene encoding valacyclovir hydrolase-like, translated as MSSTCKVLYKLILTLENKINVKGININYLKTGTGKQTVLFSPSPIGSIWTDFKPQIESLDKTKFTIVAWDPPGYGKSRPPERDYSGDFGQRDAECAYELMNTLGVSKFSLVSWSSSGISSMRIAATYPQCVDKLILMCCPIQPSFQDLETHNTMKNLSTWPKKRKASLVSLYGEEDLSKMWNSWVDYLIHVFNNENGTFLREVVPNVKCPTLILHGNKDNFVHPKNAFILNSSIHNSRVTILEGGHNAHLKYPDEYNKLITGFLLEEN; from the exons ATGTCTTCAACttgtaaagttttatataaattaattcttaCTCTG gaaaataaaataaatgtcaaaGGTATTAACATCAATTATCTCAAAACTGGTACTGGAAAACAAACAGTTTTATTCTCACCAAGCCCTATAG GAAGTATATGGACAGACTTTAAGCCACAAATTGAAAGCTTAGACAAGACAAAATTCACAATCGTTGCGTGGGATCCGCCAGGTTATGGAAAATCTCGTCCACCGGAAAGAGATTACTCAGGAGATTTTGGTCAAAGAGATGCTGAATGTGCTTATGAATTAATGAATACTTTGGGtgtttctaaattttctcTAGTTTCTTGGAGCAGCAGTGGGATTTCTTCTATGAGAATTGCTGCTACATACCCTCAATGTGttgataaacttattttaatgTGTTGTCCCATACAACCATCTTTTCAAGATTTAGAAACTCACaaca CTATGAAAAATCTGAGTACATGGCCTAAAAAAAGGAAAGCATCTTTGGTATCATTGTATGGTGAAGAGGATCTCAGTAAAATGTGGAATTCATGGGTAGATTATTTGATTCATGTTTTTAACAATGAAAATGGTACTTTTCTTAGAGAAGTTGTTCCAAACGTGAAATGTCCTACATTAATTCTACATGGTAACAAAGATAACTTTGTCCATCCAAAAAATGCTTTCATCCTAAATAGTAGTATCCACAATTCAag AGTAACGATACTTGAAGGAGGACATAATGCTCATCTTAAATATCCCGACGAGTATAATAAACTAATAACGGGATTTTTAttagaagaaaattaa